The DNA sequence GAGAAGGTGACTGGAAATTACTTTGCGATTACGATGGCAGTAGACCAGAACTTTATAACATAGTTAAAGACCCGGGAGAACAAAACAACCTAGCAGAATCACAACCCGAAAAAGTAAACGAGTTGACTCAAAAATTAATTAGTTGGTATTCAATGATGAATAAATAAGGTTGATTTTATAAAATACCAAAGCTAGTATTTATTTACAATTTAGACTTGTAATAATATCTTGCTAAGTATTTGATTATCAGAAATATACTAATTATGTATAATGTGCTATTATGTTAATTCGAATTTTACCTCGAGAGCTCCCTTTTCAAGATTAATAAGTGAAAGTATAATTTCACCTTAATACGAAGTTTTTCGTAGAATGTCTTGGCTTGTATAGGCTGGTTTCTTATATTTTTTACGAATTAATTCGTAGATAAATAATGGTTTCTTAACTCGACAGAATTAAAGCTCAAACTACTTCAAGCACTTTGTATTTTTTTTACTTTAAATGGGATTTACGAGAAGTTAAGCTGTATAGTTTATGACCGATAAATACCTACATTCAATGTTTTTGAATTTTCGTCAAGTTCGTTTCGAAAGAATTGGAATGAACTTCGAAAATCGTCATATGACATAGCTCTAAAATTATAAAACAATTATTATCAATTTATTTACTTCTTTTAAGCTCAATTTCATTTGCTCAGGATAGGTTAGAACTAGAAGGCTCGGTAAAAGGATATGAAGGCAAAATCAAACTCATTTTTAATATAGTGGGGTACAATCATGAAGTAGACATGGATAATGAAGACGTGACTTATATGATTGACGGTAAATTCAGGTATGAAAAGAAATTGGAGGGGCCAACCTTGCTTTCTATTAGAATACGTCCAGAAATTACTGAGAACTTTGACCCTCAATCATTCGAATCAGTTTTCATTTGGGTTGATAACAAAAAAATGACCTTAAAAGCTGAGAAAGGAAATTTTGAATATAGTGATGTGACCGGATATTCTAGGCAGGACGATAATGAAAAGAGTAAAAACTATGTAGGAGGTAGACTTATTGCCTACCATCAAAACATAGATTCTTTATTAAAACTGAAAACACAGAGGCTAAAGAAAAAGCAAATCAACTTAAATTAGTTTCAAATGTATTCCTAGAAAATAAGTATAAGTTGAATCATTGTTACTTATATCCAAATAGTTAGCTGCAAGCAAAATAAAACTCAACATAAAATGAAAAAAAAATCATTATCAAATCTTTTGACATTATTCTTTTTTACACTGATATTACTTTCCTGCCGTAATATTCAAAAGGAAAATAATAGCGGGAAATATTCATCAATTAATGATAGTCTGTCTGTGAAGTTAAAACGAATTTATTCTCAAAAAGCTATTCCTGGATTTTCTGTAGCTGTTGTAAATAAAGATGGAGCTATTTATAGTCAAGGTTACGGAAGAACAGACATCAATGAAGAGTCTGTTTATACTGTAAATACTTCACAAAAAATTGCTTCAATTTCTAAAACTGTATTAGGTATTGCATTACTCAAAGCTCAGGAAATAGGGAAGTTAAATATTTCTGACCCTGTTGATGAATACTTACCTTACAAGTTAAGAAACCCAAAACATCCAGACAAACCAATCTTAATTAAGCATTTGGCTTATCATAGCTCATCTTTAAGAGATACTAGAAGCATATTTGAAAATTCCTATATTCTGACCAAGAATGAATTAGATGAGAATGAAGGAACTTTACCGTTTTTCCAAAAATCAGACTCACTAGTTAGTTTAGAAAGTTTTTTGGCTAATAGTCTATCAAAAGAAGGCAAATGGTATAGTGAAGAAAGCTTTTTTGATTTTGAACCGGGTACGGAAAGTAGATACTCAAATCTTGGTGCTGGAATTTGTGAGTATATTATTGAATCAGTAACAAAACAAGACTATGCATCATTTGTTGAGCAATATATTTTCAGTCCATTAGAAATGGAAAATTCGGTTTGGGAAATTGAAAAAGCTAACAATAGTTCTAGACTTTTTTTAAATGATACAACCTTGGTTGCACAATACATAGGGTTTAACAAAGCCGATGGTGGATTGATAACATCAGTAGACGATATGAGTATTTTTCTAGCTGAACTTATCAAAGGGTTTAACGGAAATGGGGTTCTATTACATAAAGATAGTTATGAAACATACTTCGATATGCAACAATATCCTGAACAGAATTCACAATATGGATTGTTTATTGAACTAAGACCTAGAACTTTTGGTTTCGAAGAAAGCTTAATTGGACATATGGGTGCTGACCCAGGATTATTAACCGCGATGTATTTTAGCCCAAAAAGCGGACTAGGAAAAATAATATTCGTAAATATTGAGCCTCGAACAAAAGAAATTAGAGATGAAATAAATGAAATATGGAATGAACTAATACAGTTTGAAAGTAAACTTGTAAAACTAGAATCCAGCAGCTAACAATGTATATGCAAAATAGGCGGAACAGTA is a window from the Chondrinema litorale genome containing:
- a CDS encoding serine hydrolase domain-containing protein gives rise to the protein MKKKSLSNLLTLFFFTLILLSCRNIQKENNSGKYSSINDSLSVKLKRIYSQKAIPGFSVAVVNKDGAIYSQGYGRTDINEESVYTVNTSQKIASISKTVLGIALLKAQEIGKLNISDPVDEYLPYKLRNPKHPDKPILIKHLAYHSSSLRDTRSIFENSYILTKNELDENEGTLPFFQKSDSLVSLESFLANSLSKEGKWYSEESFFDFEPGTESRYSNLGAGICEYIIESVTKQDYASFVEQYIFSPLEMENSVWEIEKANNSSRLFLNDTTLVAQYIGFNKADGGLITSVDDMSIFLAELIKGFNGNGVLLHKDSYETYFDMQQYPEQNSQYGLFIELRPRTFGFEESLIGHMGADPGLLTAMYFSPKSGLGKIIFVNIEPRTKEIRDEINEIWNELIQFESKLVKLESSS
- a CDS encoding DUF4369 domain-containing protein, translated to MSFAQDRLELEGSVKGYEGKIKLIFNIVGYNHEVDMDNEDVTYMIDGKFRYEKKLEGPTLLSIRIRPEITENFDPQSFESVFIWVDNKKMTLKAEKGNFEYSDVTGYSRQDDNEKSKNYVGGRLIAYHQNIDSLLKLKTQRLKKKQINLN